The Flexivirga oryzae genome has a segment encoding these proteins:
- a CDS encoding tetratricopeptide repeat protein produces MTNDDEATPPESVQPPPAGRWSRASGERRSDAGSGGESESAGDAGGAGDSSSARDAGRSGPGRESTGRPSSRRDGHGGERGASGGGSGYRSGRPARSGGQGSAKAGSRGGRARGGDPRRRDDERRTGRPFRDGDRTGARQGGGSAPRDRRDDRDRRDDRDRGRDEQDRGIRGPRSWDRSSPSQRSAHDTRVEPALPEDITGKELDRSVWRELRTLTKENAEGVAKHLVAAATLLEDDPDLALAHAEHAARRAGRVAAVREALGLVHYRRGEFSDAIREFRTAKRLSGSNHLLPYLVDCERGLGRYERALDLAASPEARTLGEADNIELAIVVSGVRRDLGQPEAAQMVLRIPALERASGQPWAARLFYAYAEALLASGSEDEAREWFVKAAAADAEGQTDAADRIDELDGVVLTDLLDEVPDEDDEAGTAAASDDD; encoded by the coding sequence GTGACGAACGACGACGAGGCGACCCCACCGGAGTCGGTGCAGCCACCCCCTGCCGGCCGCTGGTCACGGGCATCCGGCGAGCGGCGTTCCGACGCCGGATCCGGGGGCGAGTCCGAGAGCGCGGGTGACGCCGGCGGGGCCGGTGACTCCTCGTCGGCGCGGGATGCCGGCAGGTCGGGACCGGGGCGCGAGTCGACGGGTCGCCCATCGAGTCGTCGCGATGGTCACGGCGGCGAGCGCGGTGCATCCGGCGGCGGGTCCGGGTATCGCTCGGGCCGCCCAGCCCGCTCGGGCGGTCAGGGATCGGCGAAGGCGGGGTCACGCGGCGGTCGCGCGCGCGGCGGTGACCCTAGGCGCAGGGACGACGAACGACGCACCGGGCGCCCATTCCGCGACGGCGACCGTACCGGTGCGCGGCAGGGCGGCGGATCGGCTCCGCGCGACCGCAGGGACGACCGCGACCGCAGGGACGACCGCGACCGCGGCCGGGACGAGCAGGACAGGGGTATCCGGGGCCCCAGGTCATGGGACCGCTCGTCTCCATCGCAACGGTCGGCGCACGACACCAGGGTCGAGCCCGCGCTGCCGGAGGACATCACCGGCAAGGAACTGGACCGTTCCGTATGGCGTGAACTGCGAACGCTGACGAAGGAGAATGCGGAAGGCGTCGCGAAGCACCTGGTCGCGGCGGCGACCCTGCTGGAGGACGACCCGGATCTGGCACTTGCACACGCCGAGCACGCCGCGCGTCGCGCCGGCCGCGTCGCGGCGGTGCGCGAGGCGTTGGGGCTGGTCCACTACCGGCGGGGCGAGTTCAGCGACGCGATCCGCGAATTCCGGACCGCCAAGCGGTTGTCGGGTTCCAACCATCTGCTGCCGTATCTCGTCGATTGCGAACGCGGTCTCGGTCGATACGAACGAGCGCTCGACCTGGCCGCTTCACCGGAGGCGCGCACGCTGGGCGAAGCCGACAACATCGAGCTGGCGATCGTCGTGTCAGGGGTGCGCCGGGACCTCGGTCAGCCCGAGGCCGCCCAGATGGTGCTGCGCATCCCTGCCCTGGAGCGGGCGTCAGGGCAGCCGTGGGCAGCACGGTTGTTCTATGCCTACGCTGAAGCCCTGCTTGCTTCCGGCTCCGAGGACGAGGCGCGGGAATGGTTCGTCAAGGCCGCTGCCGCGGATGCCGAAGGTCAGACGGACGCTGCTGACCGGATCGACGAACTGGATGGCGTGGTGTTGACGGACCTGCTCGACGAGGTTCCGGACGA